The DNA region TGTCGCGCAAGCACCCGGACGCGGTGTTTGCTTCGTCCATGGGGCTGGAAGATATGGTGCTCGCCCACGCCATCTTCCAGCAGCGCTTGCCCATACACGTATTTACGCTGGATACCGGGCGCCTGCATGCGCAGACGCTGGACTTGATTGAACGGGTTGAGGATCGCTATGGCCTGCGTATCGAGCGCGTGCATCCCGATGCCTCGGCGGTCCAGGCCCATGTGGATCAGCACGGCGCCTACGCCTTTTACGACAGCCTTGAACTGCGCAAGGCCTGTTGCTCGCTACGCAAGGTGCAGCCCTTGCGGCGTGCCCTGCAGGGGCGTTCGGCGTGGCTGACCGGGCAGCGGCGCGACCAGGCCTTGACCCGCGAGGCCCTGCCCGAGGCCGAGTACGACACCCACTTTGGCCTGATGAAATACAACCCGCTGGCCTCCTGGTCCCTTGAAGACATTGGGGCGCTTATCCAGGCCGAGGACATCCCCTACAACCCCTTGCACGATCAAGGCTATCCCTCCATTGGCTGCGAGCCCTGCACCCGCGCAATCCGACCCGGCGAAGACCTGCGGGCCGGCCGCTGGTGGTGGGAACAAAAGCTAAGTAAAGAATGCGGCCTGCATGCGGGCAATCTGAAACACTGAAAGGAAAGCTCATGGGAGAAATCACGACGCGTACCCACCTGGACTGGCTGGAGTCGGAAGCCATCTATATCTTGCGCGAGGTCGCCGCCGAATGCGAGAAGCCGGTATTGCTGTTTTCGGGCGGCAAGGATTCCGTGGTGTTGTTGCGGCTGGCCGAGAAGGCTTTTCGACCGGGGCGTTTCCCGTTCCCACTGATGCATATCGACACCGGCCACAACTTTGACGAAGTCATTGCCTTCCGCGACCAGCGAGTGGCCGAATTGGGCGAAGACCTGATTGTGCGCCAGGTACAGGATTCGATCGCCCGCGGCAGCGTGGTCCTGCGTCGCGCCAACGATTCCCGCAATGCGGCGCAGGCCACCACCTTGCTCGAAGCCATAGAGGAATTCGGCTTTGACGCCTGCATAGGCGGAGCACGCCGCGACGAGGAGAAGGCCAGGGCCAAAGAGCGCATATTTTCCTTCCGTAACGAACATGGCCAATGGGATCCCAAAGCCCAGCGTCCCGAGCTATGGAGCCTGTTCAACACCAAGGTGCATCCGGGCGAGAACATGCGCGTCTTCCCGATATCCAACTGGACCGAACTGGATGTCTGGCAATACATCGCCCGCGAAAAGCTCAGCTTGCCGTCTCTGTATTACGCCCACGAGCGCCTGGTGGTGCGCCGCAATGGCCTCTTGATGCCGGTCACACCGCTGACACCACCGCGAGCGACCGAAATTCCTGAAACGCAG from Pollutimonas thiosulfatoxidans includes:
- the cysD gene encoding sulfate adenylyltransferase subunit CysD, producing the protein MGEITTRTHLDWLESEAIYILREVAAECEKPVLLFSGGKDSVVLLRLAEKAFRPGRFPFPLMHIDTGHNFDEVIAFRDQRVAELGEDLIVRQVQDSIARGSVVLRRANDSRNAAQATTLLEAIEEFGFDACIGGARRDEEKARAKERIFSFRNEHGQWDPKAQRPELWSLFNTKVHPGENMRVFPISNWTELDVWQYIAREKLSLPSLYYAHERLVVRRNGLLMPVTPLTPPRATEIPETQMVRFRTVGDVSCTCPVASVAATPEAIIAETAISTITERGATRMDDQSSEASMERRKKQGYF
- a CDS encoding phosphoadenylyl-sulfate reductase, with the translated sequence MTTQTSKWTALQASLADLSRKHPDAVFASSMGLEDMVLAHAIFQQRLPIHVFTLDTGRLHAQTLDLIERVEDRYGLRIERVHPDASAVQAHVDQHGAYAFYDSLELRKACCSLRKVQPLRRALQGRSAWLTGQRRDQALTREALPEAEYDTHFGLMKYNPLASWSLEDIGALIQAEDIPYNPLHDQGYPSIGCEPCTRAIRPGEDLRAGRWWWEQKLSKECGLHAGNLKH